One Tiliqua scincoides isolate rTilSci1 chromosome 9, rTilSci1.hap2, whole genome shotgun sequence DNA segment encodes these proteins:
- the TSHZ3 gene encoding teashirt homolog 3 gives MPRRKQQAPRRAAAYVSDELKAAAMVEDDLEPDENAVDGEPSAKYVCPEKDFSKNCQSYQNSPAAEFSSHEMDSESHISETSDRMADFESSSIKNEEESKEVSIQLEESVVSDSLEQMKAVYNNFLSNSYWSNLNLNLHQPTSEKNNGSSSSSSSSSSSCGSGSFDWHQTAMAKTLQQVSQNRILPEPSLFSTVQLYRQSSKLYGSIFTGASKFRCKDCSAAYDTLVELTVHMNETGHYRDDNHETDNNNPKRWSKPRKRSLLEMEGKEDAQKVLKCMYCGHSFESLQDLSVHMIKTKHYQKVPLKEPVTPVAAKIIPATRKKTSLELELPSSPDSTGGTPKATISDANDALQKNSNPYITPNNRYGHQNGASYAWHFEARKSQILKCMECGSSHDTLQELTAHMMVTGHFIKVTNSAMKKGKPIIEAPVTPTITALLDEKVQSVPLAATTFTSPSNTPSSISPKLNVEVKKEIDKDRIITDDKVKDKEKSSEDEEKYDISSKYHYLTENDLEESPKGGLDILKSLENTVTSAINKAQNGTPSWGGYPSIHAAYQLPNMMKLSLGSSGKSTPLKPMFGNEIVSPTKSQPLVSPQSSQTSPVPKTNFHAMEELVKKVTEKVAKVEEKMKEPEGGKLSPMKRATPSPCSSEVSEPLKMDTSNDIGFKSQQNSPISQRESCKESPRGEPMENGKELVKAITSTLSSSTAIITDHPPEQPFVNPLSALQSVMNIHLGKAAKPSLPALDPMSMLFKMSNSLAEKAAVATPPLQSKKPDHLDCYFYHVNNDQPIDLTKGKSDKSCSLGSALLSSTSASSASSSSTVTTAKTSAVVSFMSNSPLRENALSDISDMLKNLTESHTSKSSTPSSISEKSDVDGTTMEEPEETTPAQKRKGRQSNWNPQHLLILQAQFAASLRQTSEGKYIMSDLSPQERMHISRFTGLSMTTISHWLANVKYQLRRTGGTKFLKNLDTGHPVFFCNDCASQIRTPSTYISHLESHLGFRLRDLSKLSSEQINNQIAQTKSPSEKLLAPSQEEEMGTSYQCKLCNRTFASKHAVKLHLSKTHGKSPEDHLLYVCELEKQ, from the coding sequence CATATGTTTCGGATGAACTGAAAGCGGCTGCAATGGTGGAAGATGACCTAGAACCTGATGAGAATGCTGTTGACGGAGAACCTTCTGCGAAATATGTCTGTCCGGAAAAGGACTTCAGTAAGAACTGCCAGAGCTATCAAAACTCTCCAGCAGCTGAATTTTCCAGCCATGAAATGGACAGTGAATCACACATTAGCGAGACGAGCGACCGAATGGCTGACTTTGAGAGCAGCTCCATCAAAAATGAGGAGGAGAGCAAAGAGGTGTCAATACAGCTAGAGGAGTCAGTCGTATCGGATAGTTTGGAACAAATGAAAGCCGTCTACAACAACTTCCTCTCCAACTCGTATTGGTCCAATCTGAACTTGAACCTCCACCAGCCAACCTCTGAAAAgaacaatggcagcagcagcagcagcagcagtagcagcagcagctgcggcAGTGGGAGTTTTGACTGGCACCAGACAGCCATGGCGAAAACACTGCAGCAAGTGTCACAAAACAGAATCCTCCCTGAGCCCAGCCTTTTCAGCACAGTTCAATTGTACAGACAAAGCAGTAAGCTTTATGGCTCTATATTTACTGGAGCCAGTAAATTCCGCTGTAAAGACTGCAGTGCAGCCTATGATACTCTAGTGGAATTAACGGTGCACATGAATGAAACGGGACATTATCGGGATGACAACCATGAAACAGATAACAATAACCCTAAGAGATGGTCCAAACCTCGTAAACGTTCTTTGCTTGAAATGGAAGGGAAAGAAGACGCCCAGAAAGTATTAAAATGCATGTACTGCGGCCATTCATTTGAATCGCTTCAAGACTTGAGTGTTCATAtgatcaaaacaaaacattacCAAAAAGTGCCTCTGAAGGAACCCGTAACCCCTGTAGCAGCCAAGATTATCCCAGCCACGAGAAAGAAAACCTCTTTGGAGCTGGAACTCCCCAGTTCTCCAGATTCCACTGGTGGGACACCAAAGGCAACCATCTCTGATGCCAACGATGCACTTCAGAAGAATTCCAATCCTTATATTACACCGAATAACCGTTATGGACATCAGAATGGCGCCAGCTATGCCTGGCACTTTGAAGCAAGGAAGTCTCAAATTCTCAAGTGTATGGAATGTGGGAGTTCCCATGATACTTTGCAGGAGCTCACAGCCCATATGATGGTGACCGGACATTTCATTAAAGTCACCAACTCAGCCATGAAGAAAGGGAAACCTATTATAGAAGCGCCGGTTACCCCAACAATCACTGCTTTGCTTGACGAAAAAGTACAGTCTGTGCCGCTTGCGGCCACGACTTTCACGTCTCCTTCCAATACACCTTCTAGCATCTCCCCCAAACTAAATGTGGaagtaaaaaaagaaattgaTAAGGACAGAATAATTACTGATGATAAGGTGAAAGACAAGGAGAAATCAAGTGAAGATGAGGAAAAATATGATATTTCCTCCAAATATCATTATTTGACTGAAAATGACTTGGAAGAGAGTCCAAAAGGGGGACTAGATATTTTAAAGTCTTTAGAAAATACAGTCACGTCAGCAATTAACAAAGCTCAGAATGGCACACCAAGTTGGGGTGGCTATCCTAGTATTCATGCTGCTTACCAACTACCCAACATGATGAAGTTGTCCCTAGGTTCATCGGGGAAAAGTACACCCTTAAAGCCTATGTTTGGCAATGAAATAGTATCACCAACCAAAAGCCAGCCCCTAGTTTCCCCTCAAAGCAGCCAAACGTCCCCTGTGCCAAAAACTAATTTCCATGCCATGGAAGAGCTGGTCAAGAAAGTCACTGAGAAAGTGGCCAAAGTTGAAGAAAAGATGAAGGAGCCTGAAGGAGGGAAACTTTCGCCAATGAAAAGAGCCACACCATCACCATGTAGCAGTGAAGTCAGTGAGCCCCTCAAGATGGACACTTCCAATGACATTGGGTTTAAAAGCCAACAGAATAGCCCTATTTCTCAACGGGAGAGCTGCAAGGAGAGTCCAAGAGGAGAACCCATGGAGAATGGCAAGGAACTTGTAAAGGCAATCACAAGTACTTTGAGCAGCAGTACAGCCATAATTACTGACCACCCTCCTGAACAACCATTTGTAAATCCATTAAGTGCATTACAATCGGTCATGAATATTCATCTAGGGAAGGCGGCAaagccctccctgcctgccctggaCCCCATGagtatgctttttaaaatgagcaACAGTTTAGCAGAAAAGGCAGCAGTGGCAACCCCACCTTTACAGTCCAAAAAACCCGACCACTTAGACTGTTATTTTTACCACGTCAATAATGACCAGCCCATAGATTTGACGAAAGGCAAGAGTGACAAAAGCTGCTCTTTGGGTTCAGCGCTTCTGTCATCCACATCGGCATCTTCTGCATCTTCTTCATCTACAGTGACAACGGCAAAGACATCTGCAGTTGTGTCATTCATGTCAAACTCGCCGCTACGCGAGAATGCCCTGTCAGATATATCTGATATGCTGAAGAACCTGACAGAAAGTCACACATCAAAATCGTCCACACCTTCTAGCATATCTGAGAAATCTGATGTTGACGGCACCACAATGGAAGAGCCAGAAGAGACAACCCCAGCTCAGAAGAGGAAGGGACGCCAGTCCAACTGGAACCCCCAACACTTGCTCATCTTGCAGGCCCAGTTTGCAGCCAGTTTGCGGCAGACATCAGAAGGGAAATACATCATGTCGGACTTGAGCCCTCAGGAGAGAATGCACATTTCCAGGTTTACGGGGCTCTCCATGACCACCATTAGCCACTGGTTGGCCAATGTGAAATACCAGCTTCGAAGGACAGGGGGGACCAAGTTCCTTAAAAATTTGGACACTGGGCACCCGGTGTTCTTCTGCAATGACTGTGCTTCCCAAATCAGAACTCCTTCGACGTACATCAGTCACCTGGAATCACATCTAGGTTTCCGGCTACGAGACTTGTCCAAACTGTCCAGCGAACAGATTAATAATCAGATAGCACAAACAAAGTCGCCCTCGGAGAAACTGTTGGCGCCTTCGCAGGAGGAAGAAATGGGCACCTCCTACCAATGTAAACTTTGCAACAGAACTTTTGCAAGCAAGCACGCGGTCAAACTCCATCTCAGTAAAACGCATggaaagtctccagaggaccatcTTCTGTATGTTTGTGAATTAGAGAAGCAGTAG